The following coding sequences lie in one Miscanthus floridulus cultivar M001 chromosome 9, ASM1932011v1, whole genome shotgun sequence genomic window:
- the LOC136482389 gene encoding G-type lectin S-receptor-like serine/threonine-protein kinase B120 isoform X2 has translation MPVRSVSIDAILLFLSCSFNLMHLCASRNSLVPGRPLSPGNTLVSDDGTFALGFFSPSKSTKKHYYLGIWYNNIPQRTVVWVANRGAPITDLSSAMLALHSSTNLVLSDANGRVLWSSTTEANAISCSPATTVSAEATLENTGNFILRSLGNVNRTTLWQSFDHPSDTLLPGMKLRISHKMHQIQHLISWNGLQDPSPGVFSYGADPNSILQQFIWNGTRPHRRSPVWTSYFLLGGYMESLHSTIYMALHRDADEEVYMSFGMPIASLSLLIRMEINYSGKVNILSWDSNMSVWTGLYTQPAHKCNEYGYCGPYGYCDNTGTAPTCKCLDGFEPNDDEGWVSGRFSQGCRQKTALRCGGHGFLTLPHMKAPDHFIFLRNKSFDECAAECWSNCSCVAYAHANMSTKGINGDDTRCLIWTGKMIDMERYSQGGETLYIRINKSSGDMTKTKTLEIALPAVTSFLVFICIGVICTYWFRDKQGNTEIQNRLMLGDMSTANEVAGESVELPSYSFREIATATKNFSDSTILGQGGFGTVYKGTLGDKEIAVKRLGKGSGQGAVEFKNEVALIAKLQHRNLVKLLGFCIHADEKLLIYEYLPNKSLDAFLFNAARKSLLDWPTRFMIIKGVARGLLYLHQDSRLTVIHRDLKAGNVLLGAEMSPKISDFGLAKTFIVNEQQSSTTSTNRVIGTFGYMAPEYALEGIISVKSDVYSFGVLLLEIVSGSKVSTTGPVTGSPNLIAYAWKLWKDGNMRNLVDPSIVEGSSLGESLRCIHIGLLLVQDNPNARPPMPWVVASLDNEGIELPQPREPTYFARRHYETGEAGGGESCVIDMTLATPEGR, from the exons TCCCGCAATAGCCTTGTCCCCGGCAGGCCGCTCTCCCCAGGTAACACTCTTGTGTCCGATGATGGCACCTTCGCCCTGGGCTTCTTCTCCCCATCCAAATCCACCAAGAAACACTATTACCTTGGTATATGGTATAACAACATCCCGCAGCGCACCGTTGTGTGGGTTGCCAACCGTGGTGCACCAATCACTGATCTTTCGTCTGCAATGCTCGCCTTGCACAGTAGCACAAACCTTGTCCTGTCTGATGCCAATGGCCGTGTCCTTTGGAGTTCAACAACAGAAGCCAATGCCATCAGTTGTTCACCTGCCACCACCGTCTCTGCAGAAGCCACACTAGAAAACACCGGAAACTTCATCCTCCGGTCATTGGGCAACGTTAACCGCACCACACTATGGCAGAGCTTCGACCATCCATCTGATACTCTTCTGCCTGGGATGAAACTTAGGATCAGCCACAAGATGCATCAAATACAACACCTCATTTCTTGGAATGGCCTGCAGGACCCATCCCCTGGGGTCTTCTCCTATGGTGCAGACCCCAACAGTATTCTGCAGCAGTTCATTTGGAATGGCACAAGACCGCACCGTCGAAGCCCAGTGTGGACTAGCTATTTCCTTCTCGGTGGCTACATGGAAAGCCTTCATTCTACCATTTACATGGCACTACATCGTGACGCCGATGAGGAGGTATACATGTCCTTCGGCATGCCGATTGCCAGCTTGTCTTTGCTGATTAGAATGGAGATAAATTACTCAGGCAAGGTAAATATTCTAAGCTGGGACAGTAACATGTCAGTATGGACAGGCTTGTACACACAGCCTGCACATAAGTGCAATGAGTATGGTTACTGTGGTCCTTATGGTTACTGTGACAACACTGGAACTGCCCCAACATGCAAGTGCCTTGATGGTTTTGAGCCAAATGATGATGAAGGCTGGGTCAGTGGCAGATTTTCACAGGGATGTCGCCAGAAGACGGCGCTAAGATGTGGTGGACATGGTTTCTTGACCTTGCCACACATGAAGGCCCCTgatcatttcatcttcctccggAACAAAAGCTTTGATGAGTGTGCAGCTGAATGCTGGAGCAACTGCTCCTGTGTGGCATATGCTCATGCCAACATGAGCACCAAAGGCATCAATGGCGATGACACAAGGTGCTTGATATGGACTGGGAAGATGATTGACATGGAGAGGTATAGCCAAGGAGGGGAGACCCTCTATATTCGGATCAACAAATCAAGCG GTGACATGACAAAGACCAAAACCCTAGAAATTGCACTGCCAGCTGTGACAAGTTtccttgtattcatatgcatagGGGTTATTTGTACCTACTGGTTTAGAG ACAAACAAGGAAATACAGAGATCCAGAATAGACTGATGCTAGGAGATATGAGCACTGCTAATGAAGTTGCTGGTGAAAGTGTAGAATTGCCATCATATAGCTTTAGAGAAATTGCCACTGCAACAAAGAATTTCTCTGATTCCACCATACTTGGACAAGGAGGATTTGGTACTGTTTACAAG GGAACATTGGGAGATAAGGAAATCGCTGTGAAAAGGCTTGGCAAAGGTTCTGGCCAAGGGGCAGTGGAGTTCAAAAATGAAGTAGCTCTGATTGCCAAGTTGCAGCACAGAAACTTAGTTAAACTTCTAGGTTTCTGCATTCATGCAGATGAAAAACTATTGATTTACGAATACCTTCCTAACAAAAGTTTGGATGCCTTCCTGTTCA ATGCTGCAAGAAAATCACTGCTTGACTGGCCCACAAGATTCATGATAATCAAAGGTGTAGCTAGAGGCCTTCTATATCTCCACCAAGATTCAAGATTGACAGTAATTCATAGAGATCTCAAAGCAGGCAATGTGTTGTTGGGTGCTGAAATGAGCCCCAAAATATCTGActttggtctagccaagactttCATTGTCAACGAGCAACAATCAAGTACCACAAGTACTAATCGGGTCATTGGAACTTT TGGTTACATGGCACCAGAATATGCATTGGAAGGCATCATTTCTGTCAAATCCGATGTTTATAGCTTTGGTGTCTTGCTTCTGGAGATTGTGAGTGGCTCAAAGGTCAGCACGACAGGCCCAGTCACAGGCTCACCCAACCTTATAGCTTAC GCATGGAAATTATGGAAGGATGGAAACATGCGGAACTTGGTTGATCCATCGATTGTTGAGGGCTCTTCACTTGGCGAAAGTCTACGATGTATCCACATCGGACTCCTGTTGGTGCAAGACAACCCAAATGCTCGTCCACCTATGCCATGGGTGGTCGCGAGCCTTGATAACGAAGGCATAGAGCTCCCACAGCCTAGGGAGCCTACATACTTTGCAAGGAGGCATTATGAAACTGGTGAAGCAGGAGGAGGAGAAAGCTGCGTAATTGATATGACCCTCGCAACACCGGAGGGGCGCTAG
- the LOC136482389 gene encoding G-type lectin S-receptor-like serine/threonine-protein kinase B120 isoform X1, with the protein MPVRSVSIDAILLFLSCSFNLMHLCASRNSLVPGRPLSPGNTLVSDDGTFALGFFSPSKSTKKHYYLGIWYNNIPQRTVVWVANRGAPITDLSSAMLALHSSTNLVLSDANGRVLWSSTTEANAISCSPATTVSAEATLENTGNFILRSLGNVNRTTLWQSFDHPSDTLLPGMKLRISHKMHQIQHLISWNGLQDPSPGVFSYGADPNSILQQFIWNGTRPHRRSPVWTSYFLLGGYMESLHSTIYMALHRDADEEVYMSFGMPIASLSLLIRMEINYSGKVNILSWDSNMSVWTGLYTQPAHKCNEYGYCGPYGYCDNTGTAPTCKCLDGFEPNDDEGWVSGRFSQGCRQKTALRCGGHGFLTLPHMKAPDHFIFLRNKSFDECAAECWSNCSCVAYAHANMSTKGINGDDTRCLIWTGKMIDMERYSQGGETLYIRINKSSVFAGDMTKTKTLEIALPAVTSFLVFICIGVICTYWFRDKQGNTEIQNRLMLGDMSTANEVAGESVELPSYSFREIATATKNFSDSTILGQGGFGTVYKGTLGDKEIAVKRLGKGSGQGAVEFKNEVALIAKLQHRNLVKLLGFCIHADEKLLIYEYLPNKSLDAFLFNAARKSLLDWPTRFMIIKGVARGLLYLHQDSRLTVIHRDLKAGNVLLGAEMSPKISDFGLAKTFIVNEQQSSTTSTNRVIGTFGYMAPEYALEGIISVKSDVYSFGVLLLEIVSGSKVSTTGPVTGSPNLIAYAWKLWKDGNMRNLVDPSIVEGSSLGESLRCIHIGLLLVQDNPNARPPMPWVVASLDNEGIELPQPREPTYFARRHYETGEAGGGESCVIDMTLATPEGR; encoded by the exons TCCCGCAATAGCCTTGTCCCCGGCAGGCCGCTCTCCCCAGGTAACACTCTTGTGTCCGATGATGGCACCTTCGCCCTGGGCTTCTTCTCCCCATCCAAATCCACCAAGAAACACTATTACCTTGGTATATGGTATAACAACATCCCGCAGCGCACCGTTGTGTGGGTTGCCAACCGTGGTGCACCAATCACTGATCTTTCGTCTGCAATGCTCGCCTTGCACAGTAGCACAAACCTTGTCCTGTCTGATGCCAATGGCCGTGTCCTTTGGAGTTCAACAACAGAAGCCAATGCCATCAGTTGTTCACCTGCCACCACCGTCTCTGCAGAAGCCACACTAGAAAACACCGGAAACTTCATCCTCCGGTCATTGGGCAACGTTAACCGCACCACACTATGGCAGAGCTTCGACCATCCATCTGATACTCTTCTGCCTGGGATGAAACTTAGGATCAGCCACAAGATGCATCAAATACAACACCTCATTTCTTGGAATGGCCTGCAGGACCCATCCCCTGGGGTCTTCTCCTATGGTGCAGACCCCAACAGTATTCTGCAGCAGTTCATTTGGAATGGCACAAGACCGCACCGTCGAAGCCCAGTGTGGACTAGCTATTTCCTTCTCGGTGGCTACATGGAAAGCCTTCATTCTACCATTTACATGGCACTACATCGTGACGCCGATGAGGAGGTATACATGTCCTTCGGCATGCCGATTGCCAGCTTGTCTTTGCTGATTAGAATGGAGATAAATTACTCAGGCAAGGTAAATATTCTAAGCTGGGACAGTAACATGTCAGTATGGACAGGCTTGTACACACAGCCTGCACATAAGTGCAATGAGTATGGTTACTGTGGTCCTTATGGTTACTGTGACAACACTGGAACTGCCCCAACATGCAAGTGCCTTGATGGTTTTGAGCCAAATGATGATGAAGGCTGGGTCAGTGGCAGATTTTCACAGGGATGTCGCCAGAAGACGGCGCTAAGATGTGGTGGACATGGTTTCTTGACCTTGCCACACATGAAGGCCCCTgatcatttcatcttcctccggAACAAAAGCTTTGATGAGTGTGCAGCTGAATGCTGGAGCAACTGCTCCTGTGTGGCATATGCTCATGCCAACATGAGCACCAAAGGCATCAATGGCGATGACACAAGGTGCTTGATATGGACTGGGAAGATGATTGACATGGAGAGGTATAGCCAAGGAGGGGAGACCCTCTATATTCGGATCAACAAATCAAGCG TTTTTGCAGGTGACATGACAAAGACCAAAACCCTAGAAATTGCACTGCCAGCTGTGACAAGTTtccttgtattcatatgcatagGGGTTATTTGTACCTACTGGTTTAGAG ACAAACAAGGAAATACAGAGATCCAGAATAGACTGATGCTAGGAGATATGAGCACTGCTAATGAAGTTGCTGGTGAAAGTGTAGAATTGCCATCATATAGCTTTAGAGAAATTGCCACTGCAACAAAGAATTTCTCTGATTCCACCATACTTGGACAAGGAGGATTTGGTACTGTTTACAAG GGAACATTGGGAGATAAGGAAATCGCTGTGAAAAGGCTTGGCAAAGGTTCTGGCCAAGGGGCAGTGGAGTTCAAAAATGAAGTAGCTCTGATTGCCAAGTTGCAGCACAGAAACTTAGTTAAACTTCTAGGTTTCTGCATTCATGCAGATGAAAAACTATTGATTTACGAATACCTTCCTAACAAAAGTTTGGATGCCTTCCTGTTCA ATGCTGCAAGAAAATCACTGCTTGACTGGCCCACAAGATTCATGATAATCAAAGGTGTAGCTAGAGGCCTTCTATATCTCCACCAAGATTCAAGATTGACAGTAATTCATAGAGATCTCAAAGCAGGCAATGTGTTGTTGGGTGCTGAAATGAGCCCCAAAATATCTGActttggtctagccaagactttCATTGTCAACGAGCAACAATCAAGTACCACAAGTACTAATCGGGTCATTGGAACTTT TGGTTACATGGCACCAGAATATGCATTGGAAGGCATCATTTCTGTCAAATCCGATGTTTATAGCTTTGGTGTCTTGCTTCTGGAGATTGTGAGTGGCTCAAAGGTCAGCACGACAGGCCCAGTCACAGGCTCACCCAACCTTATAGCTTAC GCATGGAAATTATGGAAGGATGGAAACATGCGGAACTTGGTTGATCCATCGATTGTTGAGGGCTCTTCACTTGGCGAAAGTCTACGATGTATCCACATCGGACTCCTGTTGGTGCAAGACAACCCAAATGCTCGTCCACCTATGCCATGGGTGGTCGCGAGCCTTGATAACGAAGGCATAGAGCTCCCACAGCCTAGGGAGCCTACATACTTTGCAAGGAGGCATTATGAAACTGGTGAAGCAGGAGGAGGAGAAAGCTGCGTAATTGATATGACCCTCGCAACACCGGAGGGGCGCTAG